The following nucleotide sequence is from Bremerella alba.
CCATGGCCGCGTAAAATACCCTAGTTCGCAACCTGCATAAAGCGAGACCGATGTCCTCGGACTACGAAATAAATCTTTCCAATCGCCAAACAGAACATCCTGTTCCACAGGATCTCTTGGAAAAAGCCGTCCGGGAAGTCTTTTCCGGCGAAGGCTACCCGCGAGGCGAAGTCGGTATCGCCGTTGTTGATAACGCTGAGATACATGACTGTAATGTTCAATTTCTTCAGCATGATTACCCCACCGACGTCATTACGTTTCCGATGGATCAGACCGATGATTTCCTGTCTGGCGAGATCATGTTAAGTGCCGAGTACGCGGCGGAAGAAGCCCGGCAACACGGCTGGAAAACCGAAGAAGAGATGACGTTGTACGTCGTGCATGGCTGTTTGCACTTGGCTGGCTACGACGATCACGAAGACCACGACCGCCAGGAAATGCGGCGTCTCGAAAAGCACTACCTTAGCAAGCTGGATATTGCGTATGCTGGCCAGTCGTCGGCTGCCGATTCCTCAAGTCACGGAGCAACCTAGGCGATGGGACCGACGCTTTTCATCTGGCTAGCTACCTCTAGTTGGTTGGTTCTGATTCTGTCATCCATTGCTGCGACCATTCTGCCTGACATGCTCTGGCACGACTTGGAAGAGTACTGCGAGAAACGCGATCGTCTGCGTCTGTTCAGCACCATTCACGAGCACCATGAAATTGCCGCCTTGGCTGCCCAGGCCCTGCAAGTTCTGAGCCTGGCGATCTTCCTGATTTCCAGCCAGGCATGGCTGCTCGGCTTACGCGAAGGCTCACTGCTCGATGCGTTCATCTTTACAGGCGATGTTGCTGGGGTGACCTTGGTTTTGATGGTGACGATGGTTTGGTTGCCCTGGGCAGTCGCCGAACACTTTGGGCCTCCATTTATCTATTTCACGTGGCCCATCTGGTCGACCGTGAGCACCGTCTTCTACCCGGTAACCTACGGGGTCGATTTCCTGGGCAGCGTGATGAAGCGGGCCGCTGGTATTGTGGACGAGCCACCCGACGAAGAAGAGGAATTTGAAGAAGAAATCCGGACCATCGTGACTGAGGCCATTCGCGAAGGTCATATTGAAGAAGATGCCCGAGAAATGATCGAAGGGGTCATGGACCTCGACGATACGGAAACAGTCAGCATCATGACGCCTCGCAGCGAGATCGATTCTCTGGCGGCGACGACCTCTTGGTGGGAAATCGTTGAGTTCATTTCCAAAACGGGCCGCACACGCATCCCAGTGTGGGATGGCAGTCGCGATAACTTTGCCGGGCTTCTGTACGTGAAGGACTTGCTGCCGGAACTTGCCCGTCCTGAATCTACCCGCAAGTCGCTGCTGGACCTGGCTCGTCCTGTGATCCACGTGCCGCAGAGCATGACCGTTAGCGAACTGTTGAAGTACTTTCTGAGAAAGCGAACGCACCTGGCTTTAGTGGTTGACGAATACCATGCCGTGACTGGTCTGGTGACAATCGAGGATGTGTTGGAAGAAATTGTCGGCGAGATTGTCGACGAGCATGATATCGATGAAGCCGACAACGGGATCATCCAGGTTTCGGATGAAGAAGCAGACGTGACCGGCAAAGCTCATGTCGAAGACATCAACGAGGTTCTGGGCATGGAACTTCCTGAAGAAGACGACTACGATACGATCGGCGGTCTGGTCATCCACGAGATGAAGCGAATCCCTAAGCCGGGCGAACAGCTTCAAGTGGGAGACGTTTCGATCCAAGTGGTCGCTTCCGATCGTCGCCGGATTCATCAGTTGCGGCTGATTCGCTCGAAGCAAAATAAGGTTCAGTCAGCGTAGCTAGCACGTTTTTCGCCCAGGCTTTCGAAGTTCCTATAAGAAATCTCTCATCTTATGTCGGCGGAAAAATCGCTAGCTATCGTCATACGGACCGTCGATTTCAGCGAAACCTCTTGCATCGCAACGCTATTCACCGAGGATTTCGGCAAAATCACAGCACTAGCCAAAGGGTGCAAGCGTCCCAAGAGCCCATTCGAGTCTGCTCTTGACGTTTTGACCGTAAGTGGAATAGTCTTCCTCCACAAAAAAAGCGACAGCCTTGATTTGCTGACCGAAGCGAAAGTCGAACGACGTTTCCGAGCAGGGCAAAAGAGTTCCGATCATCTGTACGCCGGTTATTACC
It contains:
- the ybeY gene encoding rRNA maturation RNase YbeY — protein: MSSDYEINLSNRQTEHPVPQDLLEKAVREVFSGEGYPRGEVGIAVVDNAEIHDCNVQFLQHDYPTDVITFPMDQTDDFLSGEIMLSAEYAAEEARQHGWKTEEEMTLYVVHGCLHLAGYDDHEDHDRQEMRRLEKHYLSKLDIAYAGQSSAADSSSHGAT
- a CDS encoding hemolysin family protein; its protein translation is MGPTLFIWLATSSWLVLILSSIAATILPDMLWHDLEEYCEKRDRLRLFSTIHEHHEIAALAAQALQVLSLAIFLISSQAWLLGLREGSLLDAFIFTGDVAGVTLVLMVTMVWLPWAVAEHFGPPFIYFTWPIWSTVSTVFYPVTYGVDFLGSVMKRAAGIVDEPPDEEEEFEEEIRTIVTEAIREGHIEEDAREMIEGVMDLDDTETVSIMTPRSEIDSLAATTSWWEIVEFISKTGRTRIPVWDGSRDNFAGLLYVKDLLPELARPESTRKSLLDLARPVIHVPQSMTVSELLKYFLRKRTHLALVVDEYHAVTGLVTIEDVLEEIVGEIVDEHDIDEADNGIIQVSDEEADVTGKAHVEDINEVLGMELPEEDDYDTIGGLVIHEMKRIPKPGEQLQVGDVSIQVVASDRRRIHQLRLIRSKQNKVQSA